The genomic interval TAGATACTCTGAGAAGAGGTCAGAATggcaggcagggggtggggaagacGGTGCCTCTTGAGCCCCACTGAGCAACTGGTTAGTCATCCTCTGGTAGCTGGATCTTGCTGGGGTCAAAGCAGTTGGATTCCAAGATGGGAAGGCCATTGGCCTCTCGGTATTTCACAAGCCTCTCAGCTTCGCGGCGGGACCATTGCTCCATCCTGGTGGTGGCAATAGCAGGGGCAGACTTGAGGGAGCCTCACTAGACACCAATCCCCCATCCTAGCTCCCCATTCCCAATGGTGCAGGAACAAGACTCCTGGCAGAGTCCCCTTCAACCTCCACTacccctgcctctgccccctaCCCATCCCACACTCTTGGACACCCCATGCACCTCTGGTCAGGCAGATAGGCAACAAAGGTGCTGCCAAGGACCAGGACGATGGAGACACCAAAGAAGAAGACAATTCGCATGTTCCAGAGGTCTAAAACGGGGTCCTTGTCATAACCATGGGAGTCTGGGTTCTGTGGAAAAGGAGAGGTTAATAAGGGCTTCCTGCTGCCCCACAAGCCTTATTCTGGCCCTGTATAACTTGGGTCTCCATGCACCCCTCTCTCACTAAATTCCTGTTTCCATTCTTAGGACATGTCAAACTCTTTCCCACCGCAGGACCGCTGCACTTGctgctctctctgcctggaaAGCCTTTCTTCCAGCTCTAGTCATGGCTCGATCTGTCTCCTCATTCAAAGTTTTAGATTCATCACCACTTCCTGCAGGAGGCACTCCCTAGTTACCTTGTCTATCAAAGTTGAAGCATAAGAAACTGCTATTTTTATAGGTCACGAATGGTTGAATATGGGCAATTTCTTATGACTCAACCTAATGAAACAGCCCGCTACACCCAAGTCACTCTCTATCCACTTATCCTGCTTAACTTTGTCTTcacatcctctcttccttctgtgtctctttttagCCTGTGTTTACCAAAGTAGCACACCACACCTTCCCCATTCTCTGTATCACATTATATTATCTATTATACTATTCTGtattgttttctaatattttatgtgtttattttctgtcttccccaCTATCATGTAAGCTCTATGAGAGCATGTGCTTTGTCTGATTTCCACGCTGCTGTATCCCCCAGTGCCCTGAACTGAGCCTGGCATACAGCAGGCCCTCAATACATATTTGCAGAATGAACATGCATCCTATATATCCAAGCCCCTTAACCAGAGGTTAGTATTGATGAagtacttattatgtgccagTCTTCTCATATAGACAAACCTCACAATATCGCAGTGAGGTGAAACATGGTAATAACAAACACGTTCTAGTGCTGAGTACATACTCATGAAGTGCCAACTGCTGTTCTGACCATTTTTACTCATTTAATTACATGAGGCAGGTGGGGTGTCTTATTTTTTCGAAGGTGTCTTATTACTGTTCCCATCTTACAGACAAAGAATGTGAGGCACCAACGGGTTATGCTACTTTCCCAAGATCACATGGGTGGGTAACCGTCAGTGctgcctgatttcaaaacatCTGCTATTAATACAGCACAACAGATCTGGTAGTCCTAAATTCAAATAACAGTTCCACTTCCACCATGTATTCAGTTATGTGAGCTTGGGTAATCCACTTAACATCGCTGTGTttcagtttcctcgtctgtagGATGAGTATAATAATAGTGCCTACCTTGAAACGGGGTTGTTTTGAGGATAAGATGAGTTAATCCACGTAGAGTGTTTAGAACACAGACAGGGgccggagcagtggctcacacctgtaaccccagcaccttgggaggccaaggcgggaggatcgcttgagcccaggagttcaagacaagcctgagcaacatcgcGAGATCTcgtctctaaggaaaaaaaaaaaggaacgcaGACGGCAACGAGCAACTGCCATATCAGTGTTTAGTATAATTGTTGTTGTATTATATTGCTTCTAATGTGTTTTGACTGCTGTCCACATGAGGTGTGGTTTCTGTCTGCAAAATAAAACCAATCCTGTCTCTGGCCCTGGAACCTTCGTTCGATACCCAGAGACAAAGGAGGACCACAAAGTAGGCAAAATTCCCACGTCTTCTTTCGCCGACCACGCAGTCCTCTACTGACTAAGAACGTCCTCTACAGCACCCCAACTGTCGCTCCCGGATTGACCCCTTCGGCGTTCCGTTTTCCCCTCCCTCTCACCGTCTCATAAAAGTTTTCGTCCTCGGTTTCTGGGTCCTCTTGCCATTCCACGGTCGGTTCCGGGGGCCGCTTTCCCGCCGCAACGGGTGGGGCGGCCACAGTCCTGGAGAAGGTGGATTCCCAGCGGACGCGGGCGGCCGGGAGCCCTCGCGTCGCCGCTGCCGCCCAAAGACGGCGAGCGGTCAAACCTAACAGCCCAGCCGCCATGACAGACGGTGCTGCAGGGGCTCAGGGGCGGAGACGGAAATGCGACTGTGCGCAACTGCAGTGGGTGCGAGCGCGACAATTATCGCTCCGTCCCCGCCCGCTTAATAGGTCCCAgatctgattttgttttctaatgaGGCAGGGCGTAGAGCAATCCTCTTTGCCTCCAGTTGTCATGGCTTTGTGGTGCCAACCATTCTCTCACTCTTTCGGCCAGGCTGAGAAATTTCTTATTGATTTCTTATCGATGGGGCTGCTAATTTCCTGGATAGGAAGAAATCGGTGACATTCGGGTTGGTACATTTCTCAACCAATCGCCCAGAGAGTTCCCTCGCCCTTTGGGGAAAGAGGTGGAGCTTCCGCTAGTCTTTCATCTTCAAAGGAAGTCAGGCTTCTAAAAAGCGGGCCCTGCCAGATTGGCCAATAGCTACTCCTTTTCTCGACTAGGGGAGCGTTCGCACAGGGTGTGAGGAGGTGGCAAGCGCTTACCAATCAGAGGAGGCTAGGGCTGGCCCCTGGCGGGCAGCGGCCAATCGCCGGGGCTGGCCAGAGCGCGCTTCCTTAGTAGGTGGATGGTGGTCGGAGCGCCGACTCCCTTCTTGTCGTCGCCATTTTGAGCTGATGACTGTGGCCGGCTGGCAGTAGGCGGCAGTGAGTTTCCCTGGGAGGGCAGCGCGCTTGGCGCTTCTCCCCTCCCCGCGATCTGCCCGCAGCCTCGGACTTGGTTGTTGCGCGCTCCGGCTCCGGCTGAGCTGGGAGAGTTGGAGGAGGTGGCGGCGGGCGGAGGTGATGTCTGGGAGCCCTCCCTTGACAGCCCGGGCCGAGAAGGTGAGCGTCGACGCTGGTCGTGGGGGCGGAGGTAAGGGGCCCGGGGCGGGGACGTAGAGGAGGCGCGAGGGCGGACTTCGGGCCGGGGGGATGCGTGGAACGGAGGGGTGCGTGCAATGTCTTAACCCGGGAGggggtggtgttttttttttttttttttttttggtgtgagcAAAGGCGCGTGCGCGACTGGGACACTGGCTGGGTGCACGCgggttgggggaagggagggacggATGGGAGTGGGCTGCCGTGGATCACTGTGTCCGCTACACCGAAGTTTTTTCGTGGGTAAGCGGTTGTCTGCGACTTTGAGTTTGTGCATGGGCGAGGGATGCTGCTCTGTGTTAAATCTGGTGTGTATTGGTCCATGGGGAAATGTTCTGTGGTTCTGGTCTCTTTTCCTGGAGGATTGGAGGGAGGATGTGACTCTGGTCTTTACCCTTGGTggggggtgtgtgtctgtgactcTGGTCCTTATCTgtggggcggggctggggggACGACTGTCTTGTGACTGGCCCAAACCCTCTTATTGGGTGGAGAGGGGGATTCAGGGAATGTGTGTGTGACTCGTTGCCGCTTCTTTTGGGGAGTTCCTATCTGTGACACTGATGCTTATCTGTGGAAAGGGGACCCAGTGTGTGTGTAACTGTGGCCCTTACTGTGGGTTCCTTCTGTGATGTGGGCCCGTAGTTATTTGAGGCTCGTGTCTGTGACTGGCCCTTGGCTGTGGTAGATGTTACTGTGTGACTCTGGCCCCTTTGCCAGAGTCTCTTGAGGGTTTTTGGATCTGGCTCTCAACCGCCAGTGCCTCTGGTGTGATTCTAACTCTTGCTCACCTGGGAGCAGGTAACTCGGGTTCCCTGTGGcttga from Callithrix jacchus isolate 240 chromosome X, calJac240_pri, whole genome shotgun sequence carries:
- the NDUFB11 gene encoding NADH dehydrogenase [ubiquinone] 1 beta subcomplex subunit 11, mitochondrial is translated as MAAGLLGLTARRLWAAAATRGLPAARVRWESTFSRTVAAPPVAAGKRPPEPTVEWQEDPETEDENFYETNPDSHGYDKDPVLDLWNMRIVFFFGVSIVLVLGSTFVAYLPDQRMEQWSRREAERLVKYREANGLPILESNCFDPSKIQLPEDD